Proteins from one Brevibacillus humidisoli genomic window:
- a CDS encoding ABC transporter ATP-binding protein → MKPLLEITGLRTEFETHAGTVRAVDGVDMVLQKGETLGVVGESGCGKSVTSLSVMQLLPKGVSRIAAGDIRFEGNSLLSLSDREVRKIRGNRIAMIFQEPMTSLNPVFKIGHQITESIRFHLKLGKKEAWARAVEMLKKVGISRPEQIAYEYPHQLSGGMRQRVMIAMAMSCNPQLLIADEPTTALDVTIQAQILDLMRELQREHGTSILLITHDLGVVAEMCDRVVIMYAGQVVEETDVKTLFRDPKHPYTKGLLASLPQLAGQQTRLSSIPGQVPNPLQMPSGCRFAPRCAYRTEACDQVQPELLEVEAGHKCRCLLYQEGTA, encoded by the coding sequence ATGAAACCACTGCTGGAGATCACCGGCTTGCGGACAGAGTTTGAGACCCATGCAGGTACGGTACGAGCTGTAGACGGCGTAGATATGGTTCTGCAAAAGGGGGAGACGCTGGGTGTAGTTGGTGAGTCCGGTTGTGGAAAAAGCGTCACCTCTCTTTCGGTGATGCAGCTCCTCCCCAAAGGTGTCAGCAGGATTGCGGCGGGAGACATCCGATTTGAAGGAAACAGCTTGCTTTCGCTGTCTGACCGCGAAGTGCGCAAGATTCGCGGCAATCGGATCGCGATGATCTTTCAGGAACCCATGACCTCGCTCAATCCTGTGTTTAAAATCGGTCACCAGATCACCGAGTCGATCCGCTTCCACCTCAAGTTGGGGAAAAAGGAAGCGTGGGCGCGGGCTGTCGAGATGCTGAAAAAGGTAGGCATCTCCCGGCCGGAGCAGATTGCCTATGAGTATCCGCACCAACTATCTGGTGGGATGCGTCAGCGGGTGATGATCGCGATGGCGATGTCTTGCAACCCGCAGCTGTTGATTGCCGACGAGCCGACGACCGCTCTCGACGTGACCATCCAGGCGCAAATCCTCGATTTGATGCGTGAATTGCAGCGGGAGCACGGAACCTCGATCCTGTTGATCACGCATGATCTCGGCGTCGTGGCCGAGATGTGCGATCGGGTCGTGATCATGTATGCGGGACAAGTAGTGGAAGAGACGGATGTCAAAACGCTGTTTCGCGATCCGAAACATCCCTACACCAAAGGACTGCTCGCTTCCCTGCCGCAGTTGGCCGGGCAGCAGACGCGTCTCTCCTCCATTCCCGGACAGGTGCCCAATCCACTGCAGATGCCGTCGGGGTGCCGTTTCGCACCGCGATGTGCGTATCGGACAGAAGCATGCGACCAGGTACAGCCGGAGCTGCTGGAGGTAGAAGCAGGGCATAAGTGCCGATGTCTCTTGTATCAGGAGGGGACAGCGTGA
- a CDS encoding DUF1177 domain-containing protein has translation MLKQVIEVLELMDSASVSGQQIKAYLDGLGKATIQVETVSGAEGSTDFVQITIPGKTGRLSGGNSPTLGIIGRLGGIGARPEQIGFVSDGDGAAAAIAAAAKLLDMQSKGDVLDGDVIISTHICPDAPTQPHDPVPFMGSPVDILTMNEYEVSPEMEAILSIDTTKGNRVINHKGVAISPTVKEGYVLRISDDLVDILQTVSGRPAVTFAVTTQDITPYGNGLYHINSILQPAVATSAPVVGVAITAETAVPGCATGASHEVDIALAARFAVETAKQYGRQKCAFYSQEEFARIQSLYGSMKHLQTLGKEE, from the coding sequence ATGTTAAAACAAGTTATCGAAGTATTGGAGCTAATGGACAGTGCCAGTGTATCTGGTCAGCAGATAAAAGCCTATTTGGACGGGCTCGGCAAAGCGACGATTCAAGTGGAAACGGTCAGCGGAGCTGAGGGATCGACTGACTTCGTTCAGATCACCATTCCGGGAAAAACGGGGCGATTGAGTGGTGGAAATAGCCCTACACTGGGCATTATTGGCCGTTTGGGCGGAATCGGTGCCCGTCCCGAGCAGATTGGTTTTGTTTCCGACGGTGACGGGGCAGCGGCTGCGATTGCGGCTGCAGCCAAACTGCTTGATATGCAGAGCAAGGGTGACGTTCTCGATGGGGATGTGATTATCTCTACCCATATTTGCCCGGACGCGCCGACACAACCGCACGATCCGGTGCCGTTTATGGGTTCGCCTGTTGACATTTTGACGATGAACGAGTACGAGGTATCGCCGGAAATGGAGGCCATTCTCTCCATCGATACGACCAAGGGAAATCGCGTAATCAATCACAAGGGTGTTGCCATTTCTCCAACGGTGAAAGAGGGCTATGTATTGCGCATCAGCGATGACCTGGTTGACATCCTGCAGACCGTATCCGGACGTCCCGCTGTTACCTTTGCCGTCACCACCCAGGATATTACACCTTACGGAAACGGATTGTATCATATCAACAGCATCCTGCAGCCGGCTGTGGCTACTTCTGCCCCAGTGGTTGGTGTAGCGATTACGGCAGAGACGGCTGTGCCTGGCTGCGCTACAGGTGCCAGCCACGAGGTGGACATTGCGCTGGCTGCCCGTTTTGCAGTAGAGACAGCCAAACAGTACGGTCGCCAAAAGTGCGCGTTCTACTCACAGGAAGAGTTTGCCCGAATCCAGAGCTTGTACGGCTCGATGAAGCATCTGCAAACACTCGGCAAAGAGGAATAG
- a CDS encoding M20 family metallopeptidase, whose product MTDWHRLIVEEIDKRQEELISLCSKLIQFPSENPPGDSRPISRFIIDYLKEAGIETEIHESGEQMWNLLSTIGSSSDKHLLFCGHTDVVPAGDLNRWEVPPFSGLVKDGYIHGRGASDMKCGLAGLIFVTALLSRMGVPLAGNLSLFIVPDEETGGDLGVPWVLDRGLITGTAAVIAEPSHPQNPTIGQKGSCWFEFTIEGTPGHGSLSPMVGESAIVKAAKAIEALQKLWEMKPQIPEEVQEIIEISKKYVKERERTDFGAAFDHVTVNIGTIHGGTKANVVADRCTIQVDTRVPFGIDHRDVLREAKRLLLEVGIDVELRPFGFHGNANWTPPTEDVVRLLVESISEVSGKEAYGVLQWASSDARHFRKHDIPVLQYGPAELSGIHSFNERAPIDQVIQSAKVYALTALKYLGTADGGSR is encoded by the coding sequence ATGACAGATTGGCACCGTTTGATCGTCGAAGAGATCGACAAACGCCAGGAGGAACTGATCTCACTCTGTTCCAAGTTGATTCAGTTTCCCAGTGAAAATCCGCCAGGGGATTCTCGTCCGATCAGCCGCTTTATTATCGACTACTTGAAAGAAGCGGGGATTGAGACCGAGATCCATGAGTCGGGGGAGCAGATGTGGAACCTGCTCTCGACGATAGGCTCTTCGTCAGACAAACACCTGCTGTTCTGTGGACACACGGACGTGGTGCCGGCCGGCGATTTGAACCGCTGGGAGGTTCCGCCGTTCAGCGGGTTGGTAAAAGACGGCTACATTCACGGGCGCGGAGCGAGTGACATGAAGTGCGGATTGGCAGGACTGATCTTTGTCACCGCGCTGCTGTCTCGGATGGGCGTGCCGTTGGCCGGCAATCTTTCCTTGTTTATCGTTCCGGATGAAGAGACAGGTGGGGATCTGGGCGTTCCCTGGGTACTTGACCGCGGGCTGATCACCGGGACAGCCGCAGTCATTGCGGAACCGTCCCACCCGCAAAATCCGACGATCGGCCAAAAGGGAAGCTGCTGGTTCGAGTTTACGATTGAGGGAACGCCAGGGCACGGCAGTCTCTCCCCAATGGTCGGTGAAAGTGCCATTGTGAAAGCGGCCAAAGCGATCGAAGCCCTGCAGAAGCTGTGGGAGATGAAGCCGCAGATTCCGGAGGAAGTTCAGGAGATCATCGAAATATCCAAAAAGTACGTAAAGGAACGGGAGCGTACAGACTTCGGCGCAGCGTTTGACCATGTGACGGTAAACATAGGCACGATCCATGGCGGAACCAAGGCCAATGTGGTAGCCGACCGCTGTACGATTCAGGTGGATACGAGGGTACCGTTTGGGATTGACCATCGGGATGTGCTGAGAGAGGCCAAACGGCTGCTGCTGGAGGTTGGCATCGACGTAGAGCTGAGACCGTTCGGCTTCCATGGCAACGCCAACTGGACGCCTCCGACGGAAGATGTGGTTCGCCTGTTGGTAGAGAGCATCAGCGAGGTGAGCGGCAAAGAAGCATACGGCGTCCTGCAATGGGCCTCCAGTGATGCGCGCCACTTCCGCAAACACGACATCCCTGTGCTGCAGTACGGCCCTGCAGAGCTCTCCGGCATCCACTCCTTCAACGAGCGGGCTCCTATTGACCAGGTGATCCAATCGGCCAAAGTCTATGCCTTGACTGCGCTCAAGTATTTGGGGACAGCAGACGGGGGCTCACGGTAA
- a CDS encoding ABC transporter substrate-binding protein: MKKQKWLALLAAVSMAFAVAGCAENANQQPAEGEKQGDQQAEAQSKNITIAYSEGGQTMDPAEANDLTSDTLVLATYDQLVTYGVKTVDGAEIAKTDEIKPMLAAEWKVSEDNTTYTFTLRDDVKFHSGNPVNAEAVAYSFDRVKNSNSGSFLYGMAAIDKVTVLDDKTVEIKLQRPNHMFLQIIAMYTFSVVDPAVVKEKGDDYLKNNAAGSGPFKLEKWDPASEAIFVANKDYWQGAPKVDKVTMKFTKEASNRVMLLDKGDVDLAIEIPPKDVEQLKQNADLTVRSDASNRILFLAMNTQVKPFDNVKVRQAIAYAIPYDKLIHDVMYDQAKQLKSAVPSNTPGHTDAGFVYKHDLEKAKQLLEEAGYGDGFSFDFTLGSGFQDWEDDAVLIQAELAKIGVEMNIEKVARAQFLQMQKERKLTSYITKWTSFVNDPGYHLGFLLYGKGSSNYGNYVNAKVDELWEQANNEPDQAKREELYKQAQEIITSEAPWAYLYEYNRIVGMNKDVKGYIYYPDEVIRFYPLSKGE, from the coding sequence ATGAAAAAGCAAAAATGGCTTGCCCTGTTGGCCGCGGTGTCGATGGCGTTTGCCGTCGCCGGCTGTGCCGAGAATGCCAACCAACAGCCTGCTGAAGGGGAGAAGCAAGGAGATCAGCAGGCGGAAGCTCAGAGCAAGAATATCACCATTGCCTACTCTGAGGGCGGGCAGACGATGGACCCCGCTGAGGCGAATGACCTCACCTCTGATACGCTGGTGCTTGCCACCTACGACCAGTTGGTCACCTACGGTGTGAAAACCGTAGACGGGGCGGAAATCGCCAAGACAGACGAGATCAAGCCGATGCTGGCCGCGGAGTGGAAAGTGTCTGAGGACAACACGACCTACACCTTTACGCTGCGCGACGACGTGAAGTTCCACAGCGGCAATCCGGTCAATGCGGAAGCTGTTGCCTATTCATTTGATCGAGTGAAAAATTCCAACTCCGGAAGCTTCCTCTACGGCATGGCAGCGATTGACAAAGTGACGGTGCTTGACGATAAAACCGTCGAGATCAAGCTGCAGCGTCCCAATCACATGTTTTTGCAAATCATCGCGATGTACACCTTCTCGGTTGTCGACCCGGCTGTGGTGAAAGAGAAAGGGGACGACTACCTGAAAAACAACGCGGCCGGTTCTGGTCCGTTCAAACTGGAGAAGTGGGACCCTGCTTCAGAAGCTATCTTTGTGGCCAACAAAGACTACTGGCAAGGTGCGCCAAAGGTGGACAAAGTGACGATGAAGTTCACCAAAGAAGCGTCTAACCGCGTGATGCTGCTGGACAAGGGTGACGTCGACCTGGCGATTGAGATCCCGCCGAAAGACGTAGAACAGCTCAAACAGAACGCCGATCTGACCGTCCGCTCCGATGCGAGTAACCGGATTCTCTTCCTGGCGATGAACACGCAGGTGAAGCCGTTTGACAACGTCAAGGTACGTCAGGCGATTGCGTACGCCATTCCGTATGACAAGCTGATTCACGACGTGATGTACGACCAGGCGAAGCAACTGAAAAGCGCGGTGCCAAGCAATACGCCGGGCCACACAGATGCCGGATTTGTCTACAAGCACGATTTGGAAAAGGCGAAGCAGCTGCTGGAGGAAGCAGGCTATGGAGACGGATTCAGCTTTGACTTTACGCTGGGCTCCGGGTTCCAGGACTGGGAAGATGACGCCGTGCTGATCCAGGCGGAACTGGCCAAGATCGGGGTCGAGATGAACATCGAAAAAGTGGCTCGCGCCCAATTCCTGCAGATGCAAAAAGAGCGCAAGCTGACTTCTTACATCACCAAGTGGACCTCGTTCGTCAATGATCCTGGCTACCATCTCGGCTTCCTGCTCTATGGAAAAGGTTCTTCCAACTACGGCAACTACGTGAACGCGAAAGTGGATGAACTGTGGGAGCAGGCCAACAATGAGCCGGATCAGGCGAAGCGCGAAGAATTGTACAAACAGGCACAGGAAATCATCACATCGGAAGCGCCTTGGGCTTACCTGTACGAATACAACCGGATTGTCGGGATGAACAAAGACGTCAAAGGCTACATCTACTACCCAGATGAAGTGATCCGTTTCTACCCGCTGTCCAAAGGAGAATAA
- a CDS encoding ABC transporter permease has protein sequence MTSASQATTTAAETEQAVKPQSTIRLLLKNRLATVGLLFIVLWTIAALLAPLITPYPPNEPDTAVKLQAPSAEHWFGTDNFGRDIYSRVLYGAQISIWTGLIAVGISFCLGVPLGGIAAYYGGVTGNVIMRVMDTLLAFPSLVLAMAIAASMGPGLLSAMIAVGIVGIPEFARLMYGQTVSLREKEFVEACRAIGVKDTVILYRHIFPNALAPLLVRATLGMGFAILTAASLSFLGLGVKPPIAEWGAMISEGREYIISGQWWIVTFPGLAIATSILGFNLLGDGLRDVLDPRLRSSK, from the coding sequence ATGACGAGTGCTTCACAAGCAACGACGACAGCGGCGGAAACGGAGCAGGCAGTCAAGCCGCAGAGCACGATCCGTCTGCTGCTTAAAAATCGGTTGGCGACAGTGGGTCTGCTCTTTATCGTGCTGTGGACGATAGCCGCTCTGCTGGCTCCGCTGATCACACCGTACCCGCCCAATGAACCGGATACGGCGGTTAAGCTGCAGGCGCCCAGCGCCGAACACTGGTTTGGCACAGACAACTTCGGCCGTGATATATACAGTCGCGTCTTGTACGGGGCGCAGATCTCGATCTGGACCGGTTTGATTGCCGTTGGCATCTCGTTTTGTCTGGGCGTGCCGCTTGGCGGTATAGCGGCGTACTACGGCGGAGTTACCGGCAACGTGATCATGCGGGTGATGGATACATTACTGGCTTTCCCTTCTCTGGTGTTGGCGATGGCGATTGCAGCTTCGATGGGACCCGGTCTGCTTAGTGCGATGATTGCCGTCGGCATCGTCGGGATTCCCGAGTTTGCCCGCTTAATGTACGGGCAGACGGTCTCGCTGCGGGAGAAGGAGTTCGTCGAGGCATGCCGCGCGATCGGGGTGAAGGATACGGTGATCCTGTACCGTCACATCTTCCCCAATGCGCTTGCCCCGCTGTTGGTTCGGGCTACGCTGGGGATGGGCTTTGCTATTCTCACCGCCGCTAGCCTCAGTTTCCTCGGTCTAGGGGTAAAGCCGCCGATTGCCGAGTGGGGTGCGATGATATCCGAAGGTCGTGAATACATTATTTCCGGCCAATGGTGGATTGTCACCTTCCCCGGTTTGGCCATTGCCACTTCCATCCTTGGGTTCAACTTACTGGGTGACGGCCTGCGGGACGTACTGGACCCGCGTCTGCGCTCAAGTAAATGA
- a CDS encoding ABC transporter permease — MFVYILRRLLLMIPGLMGIVIITFILSRVLPGDPAIMLAGEQAPPDVVEKIREEMGLNDPLYVQFFHYVGQLLQGDLGFAWHTGHTVLEDFATRFPATLELTLVSILIAILVAIPVGVVAATRKESVIDHISRVFSMIGACVPIFWLGLILIYIFYSNLGWAPAPMGRISGDINPPTDITGLYIVDSLLTGDMVALKESLAHILLPAICLSTGTMAIVARMTRSSMLEVIGQDYIRTARAKGLLERTVIYKHGLINALIPTLTILGLQFGFLLGGAVITETIFSWPGIGGYITDSILATDYAPIQAFTLLSAVLYSLINLSVDLIYGLIDPRIRYE; from the coding sequence TTGTTTGTCTACATCCTTCGGCGATTGCTGCTGATGATTCCGGGACTGATGGGAATTGTGATCATCACATTTATCCTCTCTCGCGTGCTGCCCGGTGATCCGGCAATCATGCTGGCCGGTGAACAGGCTCCGCCGGATGTAGTGGAAAAAATCCGCGAAGAGATGGGATTGAACGATCCGCTCTATGTTCAGTTTTTCCACTATGTCGGCCAACTGCTGCAGGGGGATTTGGGATTTGCCTGGCACACCGGACACACCGTGCTGGAGGACTTCGCGACCCGTTTCCCGGCTACGCTTGAGCTGACGCTGGTCAGTATCCTGATTGCCATCCTGGTGGCGATTCCGGTAGGTGTGGTTGCTGCTACCCGCAAGGAATCGGTCATCGACCACATCTCCCGCGTCTTCTCGATGATTGGCGCTTGTGTGCCGATCTTTTGGCTGGGCTTGATCCTGATCTACATTTTTTACTCCAATCTGGGCTGGGCACCGGCACCGATGGGACGGATCAGCGGCGACATTAACCCGCCGACGGACATTACCGGTCTGTACATCGTCGACAGTCTGCTCACAGGTGACATGGTTGCCTTAAAAGAGTCGCTTGCACATATCCTGCTGCCAGCCATCTGTCTGAGCACGGGAACGATGGCGATCGTGGCCCGGATGACCCGTTCCAGCATGCTGGAAGTGATCGGTCAGGACTATATCCGCACGGCGCGGGCCAAGGGTCTGCTCGAGAGAACTGTAATCTACAAGCATGGTTTGATCAACGCGCTGATCCCGACGCTGACGATTCTCGGTCTGCAGTTTGGCTTCCTGCTCGGGGGAGCGGTGATCACAGAAACGATCTTTAGTTGGCCCGGTATCGGAGGCTACATCACGGATTCCATTCTGGCGACTGATTATGCTCCGATCCAGGCTTTCACGCTGCTCAGTGCAGTCTTGTACAGTCTGATCAACTTGTCGGTTGATTTGATTTACGGATTGATCGACCCGAGAATCCGCTATGAATAG
- a CDS encoding PucR family transcriptional regulator has protein sequence MDKAGVTVRELMRIPLLKEAKVISGAAGLDRIVRNIDIMEVPEVEGWLREGELLLTTAYSIRHDPSRLPELVQHLAEAGAAALAIKPERFLHDLPEEMILMSERYSLPIIEIPTGIPYIDITHAVMEQVLDRQAYLLRRSEEVHKTLTNMVLENSGLQAVADLVADLVKAPVRVVDIYGQVLVSSPQQMEGRGNRLLSWDITVDKQVVGKLQVDKERLDEMEQVCVEQARLVVALELMRRKTAEDTESRLRGNFVDELLSHLPPQRHEVERRGRQLGLHPEYRWIVAVVENDQAVTTEPPSFWASLQQLLEQEAQRRSIRLHAETRGNRALLLLPIQETNGRQEGSWRAALEAWVGHRSGMGALRIGVGREYPLWNVHYSYTEARKALSIGTKLGSEAGVTAYAEVELFQLLAEFADHPGFADLFTKKLGKLYSYDKENGSDLLKTLFFYLESGGSLIETANRLYIHRNSVKYRLERMKEIAGLDLNDPRERFICQVCLTCHYVKGEENV, from the coding sequence ATGGATAAAGCTGGTGTAACAGTGAGAGAATTGATGCGCATTCCACTCCTGAAAGAGGCAAAGGTGATCAGCGGAGCGGCAGGGTTGGACCGGATCGTCCGCAACATTGACATCATGGAAGTGCCGGAAGTGGAGGGATGGTTGAGAGAGGGAGAACTGCTGCTGACTACGGCGTACTCGATTCGCCACGATCCCTCCCGGCTGCCGGAACTGGTCCAGCACCTGGCGGAAGCAGGGGCTGCCGCGCTGGCGATCAAGCCGGAACGGTTTTTGCACGACCTCCCGGAAGAGATGATCTTGATGAGCGAACGCTACAGTTTGCCGATCATCGAGATCCCGACGGGGATTCCCTATATCGATATCACTCATGCCGTTATGGAACAGGTGCTGGATCGTCAGGCGTATCTGCTGCGCCGCTCCGAAGAAGTCCACAAGACGTTGACCAACATGGTGCTGGAAAACAGCGGCTTACAGGCAGTAGCCGATCTGGTCGCTGATCTGGTCAAAGCACCGGTACGTGTGGTGGACATCTATGGCCAGGTGCTGGTCTCGTCGCCGCAGCAGATGGAAGGACGCGGAAATCGCCTGCTCTCTTGGGACATTACGGTGGACAAGCAGGTGGTCGGCAAGCTGCAGGTGGACAAAGAACGCCTCGATGAGATGGAGCAGGTCTGTGTGGAGCAAGCCCGTCTGGTGGTGGCGCTGGAATTGATGCGGCGCAAGACGGCCGAGGACACGGAGAGTCGGCTGCGCGGCAACTTCGTGGATGAGCTGCTGTCCCATCTGCCGCCACAGAGGCACGAAGTGGAGCGGCGAGGACGGCAGTTGGGGCTACACCCCGAGTATCGCTGGATCGTGGCGGTAGTGGAGAACGATCAAGCGGTGACGACAGAGCCCCCTTCGTTTTGGGCTAGCTTGCAGCAGTTGCTGGAGCAGGAAGCGCAGCGTCGCTCGATCCGCCTGCACGCGGAGACTAGAGGGAACCGTGCCCTGCTGCTGCTGCCGATCCAGGAGACGAATGGCCGGCAGGAGGGGAGCTGGCGAGCGGCACTAGAAGCCTGGGTTGGCCATCGCTCAGGGATGGGTGCGCTGCGCATCGGAGTTGGCAGAGAGTACCCGCTTTGGAACGTTCACTACAGTTATACGGAAGCGCGAAAGGCGCTGTCGATCGGGACCAAGTTGGGCAGCGAAGCAGGTGTTACGGCTTATGCGGAAGTGGAACTGTTCCAACTGCTGGCGGAATTTGCTGATCACCCGGGATTTGCCGATCTCTTCACCAAAAAACTGGGCAAGTTGTACTCGTATGACAAAGAGAACGGATCTGACCTGCTGAAAACGCTTTTTTTCTATCTGGAGTCAGGGGGAAGCCTGATCGAGACCGCAAATCGTCTATACATTCACCGAAACTCCGTCAAATACCGCTTGGAGAGGATGAAGGAGATAGCCGGGCTCGATCTCAACGACCCGCGCGAACGATTTATCTGCCAAGTTTGCCTGACTTGCCACTATGTGAAAGGGGAGGAAAATGTGTGA
- a CDS encoding aspartate/glutamate racemase family protein, translating into MLGMIRVITLSDPEAIAMHGELIRTRYNLPVISECIPDQPEGVYDQETEAAAIPKIISLAQALEQRGCRAIGISCAADPGLQEVRAALSIPVISAGSAAAHLALTLADKVGVLTILPDAPPTVKHILGGAYIGADRPEGVRTTLDLQKPGGMQQAVAAARRLQERGAQALALCCTGFVTIGLADVLTKELGIAAVDPILAIGASASQVVASDQAEIG; encoded by the coding sequence ATGTTAGGAATGATTCGTGTGATCACGCTGTCCGATCCGGAAGCGATTGCGATGCATGGTGAACTGATTCGCACCCGTTACAATCTGCCGGTCATCAGCGAATGTATCCCGGACCAGCCGGAAGGCGTGTATGACCAAGAGACAGAAGCGGCAGCGATTCCCAAGATTATCAGCTTGGCTCAAGCGTTGGAGCAGCGAGGATGTCGGGCCATTGGGATAAGCTGTGCGGCTGATCCGGGGCTGCAAGAGGTACGTGCAGCGCTGTCCATACCGGTGATCAGCGCCGGGTCTGCCGCAGCCCATCTCGCGTTGACTCTGGCGGACAAGGTGGGCGTGCTCACGATTCTCCCCGATGCGCCGCCAACGGTGAAACACATACTAGGAGGAGCGTATATCGGAGCGGACCGGCCGGAAGGTGTTCGGACGACGCTTGATCTGCAGAAACCGGGTGGAATGCAGCAGGCGGTGGCTGCGGCACGACGGCTTCAGGAACGGGGGGCTCAGGCGCTCGCCCTCTGCTGTACGGGATTTGTGACGATCGGACTGGCCGATGTGCTGACAAAGGAGTTGGGGATTGCAGCTGTTGATCCCATCCTGGCTATCGGAGCGTCTGCTTCCCAAGTAGTTGCGAGCGATCAAGCCGAAATAGGCTGA